The following are encoded together in the Novipirellula caenicola genome:
- a CDS encoding phage portal protein, producing MLKRLSGIIEQAWRSGGSRSPAASGRSPRQPFFSRIRAKYDAANTTLDNMKHWSRADGLSAAAANSPDVRRTLRNRSRYEVANNSYARGITLTLANDVVGTGPRLQMLTANDAANRFVESEFYAWAESIGLAEKLRTMRLSRVADGESFGLLTNNQRVDAAVKLDLRLIEADQVASPTLAPDTGRYLDGIRFDADGNPIAYDVLRNHPGDGLFLVDDEYDTVPAAAVLHYFRCDRPGQIRGIPDITPALPLFAQLRRFTLAVLSAAETAAEFAGILYTDAPANGEADAAEPFEPIELEKRMLLTMPGGWKMAQMKSEQPSTTYAEFKKEILNEIARCLNMPFNVAAGNSSGYNYASGRLDHQTYFKSIRVEQTQLARVVLDRILTAWIREAILIEGYLPNSLRTLDSTFEHQWFWDGHEHVDPAKEANAQKIRLASHTTTLAIEFARQGRDWETELKQRAKELALMRELGLSIESDTDTPPETPVTQDDAEDAEQQAARSGS from the coding sequence TCGAGCTAAATACGACGCAGCCAATACGACGCTCGACAACATGAAACATTGGTCGCGGGCCGATGGGTTGTCGGCCGCGGCTGCGAACAGCCCTGATGTGAGGCGAACGCTTCGCAACCGTTCGCGTTACGAGGTCGCCAATAACAGCTACGCTCGAGGGATCACGTTAACGCTGGCTAACGATGTGGTCGGCACCGGTCCAAGGCTGCAAATGCTGACGGCGAACGACGCCGCGAACCGTTTTGTTGAATCAGAATTCTATGCTTGGGCCGAATCCATTGGGCTAGCCGAAAAGCTGCGAACCATGCGGCTATCTCGCGTTGCCGATGGCGAGTCGTTTGGTTTGCTTACCAACAATCAACGCGTCGATGCGGCGGTAAAGCTGGACTTGCGGTTGATCGAAGCCGACCAGGTTGCCTCTCCGACGCTCGCCCCTGACACCGGGCGATACCTCGATGGCATTCGCTTCGATGCCGACGGCAACCCGATTGCTTACGACGTGCTGCGGAACCATCCCGGCGATGGGCTGTTCCTCGTTGACGATGAATACGACACCGTGCCGGCCGCCGCGGTGCTGCACTACTTTCGTTGTGACCGTCCAGGACAAATTCGAGGCATCCCGGACATTACGCCAGCACTGCCGCTGTTCGCACAACTCCGCCGGTTCACGCTCGCGGTGCTTTCGGCTGCTGAAACCGCTGCCGAGTTCGCCGGCATCCTCTACACCGATGCGCCGGCCAATGGTGAAGCCGATGCGGCCGAACCTTTCGAGCCGATCGAACTTGAAAAACGAATGCTGCTGACGATGCCAGGCGGCTGGAAGATGGCTCAGATGAAGTCGGAGCAACCTTCGACGACCTACGCGGAGTTCAAGAAAGAGATTCTCAACGAAATCGCCCGCTGCTTGAACATGCCGTTCAACGTCGCCGCTGGAAATTCCTCGGGCTACAACTACGCCAGCGGGCGACTCGATCACCAAACTTATTTCAAATCGATCCGCGTTGAACAAACGCAACTCGCTCGCGTTGTTTTGGATCGCATTCTGACTGCGTGGATTCGCGAAGCCATTCTGATCGAGGGCTATCTGCCCAATTCGCTTCGCACGCTCGATTCCACATTCGAGCACCAATGGTTTTGGGATGGTCACGAACATGTCGATCCCGCCAAAGAAGCCAACGCCCAGAAAATCCGTCTCGCCAGCCATACGACGACTCTGGCCATCGAATTTGCGCGGCAGGGGCGTGACTGGGAGACGGAACTTAAACAACGTGCCAAGGAATTGGCACTGATGCGCGAACTCGGCCTGTCGATCGAGTCCGACACTGATACTCCACCCGAAACCCCGGTCACGCAAGACGATGCCGAAGACGCTGAACAACAAGCCGCTCGAAGCGGAAGCTGA